DNA sequence from the Thermodesulfitimonas autotrophica genome:
CCACCCCTATCCGCAGCCCGGCGCGCGCGGCAAGACACAAGGCCACGGGCGGAACCGCTATCTCTTCAAGCGGTACGGTTTCGAGCAACCTGCGGGAAACAGCGTGGGGCCCGTGGCTTGGGGATGCTGCCCCGAGCTGCGCGAGGCCGAGAGCCTCGTTGAGCTCCCGCCGGTAGGCCACAATCTGTTGCACTAAGGGCTCCGCTGCCGGCGGCGTATCCGGGGGGTAGCAGTCGGTGAGCCCCATGTCGAGACCGCCGGTCACTGCGGCGGCTAGTTGCCGGAGCACCTTGAGGGGTACGCGATGCATATCCCCGTCCACAAAAAGGGTTACCTTTGCCCCTGACTTCAAGGCGCAGGCCGCGCCAATAGCCCGAGGAACATCCACCCCCAAGGCCGGGGCGAAAAAAACCGGCTTGATTTTAGCCGGCGGGAAGCGTTTTATCTCGGCCCAAGTCCCGTCAGTTGAGCCGTTAACCACCACAATTGTCAGATCCACCGGTAAGGATAAGAGTTTGGCTACCACTTTTCCAATGCGTCCGGCTTCGTTATGGGCAGGCACTACCGCGCAAATCAAGCTTCCATCCCCTTCTGGCGTTTAAGCTTTCTTTTACATAATATGTAAAAAACGGTAGAGGGGACTGGTTGCCGTGGCTTCTTTTCGCGAAGGGGACGTTGTGGCCCGGCGCTCCCATGAAATGGATGTGCTCTTCAAAATCATGCGTCTTTTTGCCAAGGATGATGGGAAAGAATATGCGCTCCTGAAGGGTATCGATTTCCGGTTGGTTTGCGATGCGCCGCTCGAAGATCTGGTGCTGCTGAAGCCAGACGAAATAGCGGCACACTGGCGACAGGTTTTTGCGCGGAACAGCGAGATTATCCGGCGTAGCCTGGCCAGGCGGACCGAAGGTTTCCCCAATATGCGGGATGGCGGGACCATCGAGGCTTTCACGGTTCCGGGCAGGGTCCTCCACATAGACGGGGACCGCGATTATGTAGAACTCTGTCTCACCACTTACAAACAGATGGGGGTACCGGCAAGCGCTTACGTAATTCCGGAAGAAAGGCAGCCGAAGGCCGTGGCGGAACTCCTGCCGAGGCACCTTCCCGACATCCTGATTGTAACGGGTCACGACAGTTTTCTGCCGGAGAAGGGCGATTTCAAGGACCTCGCCAGCTACCGCAACTCCCGCTACTTTGTCGCCGCCGTGAAGGCC
Encoded proteins:
- a CDS encoding glycosyltransferase family 2 protein, whose product is MICAVVPAHNEAGRIGKVVAKLLSLPVDLTIVVVNGSTDGTWAEIKRFPPAKIKPVFFAPALGVDVPRAIGAACALKSGAKVTLFVDGDMHRVPLKVLRQLAAAVTGGLDMGLTDCYPPDTPPAAEPLVQQIVAYRRELNEALGLAQLGAASPSHGPHAVSRRLLETVPLEEIAVPPVALCLAARAGLRIGVAAHLPHAALGSPPRSPLHSLRIAATIIGDYIEALAICRGLPRSREKDGVCYDGYNSARRRDLLASFLREMNNPA
- the yabG gene encoding sporulation peptidase YabG → MASFREGDVVARRSHEMDVLFKIMRLFAKDDGKEYALLKGIDFRLVCDAPLEDLVLLKPDEIAAHWRQVFARNSEIIRRSLARRTEGFPNMRDGGTIEAFTVPGRVLHIDGDRDYVELCLTTYKQMGVPASAYVIPEERQPKAVAELLPRHLPDILIVTGHDSFLPEKGDFKDLASYRNSRYFVAAVKAARIFEPDRDALVIFAGACQSHYEALLAAGANFASSPRRVLIHAFDPVFIAERVAYTPVHQSVPLQEAIEHTITGYAGIGGIETQGRLRLGVPKSPY